ATATCATAAAAAATTATTGAGATACTATAACAATAGCCTCCCAGTTAAATTTGAATATGCTGATAAAATATTAAAAGAAATGGCTGATTAATTTTAAGAGTTTGTAGGAAGAGCAGTTGTCGTTCTACCTTTGGTAGATAATAATGCGCCGTATTGTAATGATAAAAAATTTGGATATAATTCACGAGTTAATGAATGCTAAGGAGGTTGTTTGATAAATAGAACAAAGATTTTGTCAATAAGTTATTATGTGCCGGAACAGGTTATAAAGACAATTGATATTGAAAAGAAATTGCAATTTAAAGAACGATTTGGTCTCCCTTATGGCCTTTTGACAAAGATGACAGGCTGTAAAGAACACCATGAGGCAAGGGGTAAATTAGATGCATCAGATCTGGCGGTACGTGCGGCGCAGAAGGCAATAAATCAGGCAAAGATTAACCCAGAAGAGATTGACCTGGTTTTATTCTGTGCCTGTGACCATGATATTGATGAGCCTGCTACCGTTAATATCGTGGCGGAGAAATTAGGGTTGAAAAAAGTTTCCGCATTTGATATAAAGAATGCCTGCAATTCTTTTTTAAACGGTCTGGATATTGCGGATGCAATGATAAAGAGCGATAAAGCAAGAACAGTTCTCGTTACCACCGGCGAGGTCATAACAAACTGGGTCTGTTATAACATAAGGTCAAGGGATGAACTTAAATACAAGGCTGCTGGATTGACCCTTGGTGATGGTGGTGCCGCAGCGATAGTGATGCCGAGTGAAACAGAAAACGGTATTCTAATGAGCCATTTTGAAACTTATGGAGAACACTGGCGGATTGCGACGGTTATGGCCGGTGGAACGATGTATCCAAGATGCCCTGCAGATTCGGATTTGGATGTTACCTATTTTCTTTCAGATAGTGAGAAAATTCTTGAACTTGCCTTAGAAAAAATCCCACCGTTGATGGAAAAGGTGATGGCAAAAGTAGGGTGGAAACCCGGAGATGTTGATCTGGTAATTGGGCATCAAGTGACGATTAAGATAATGCGCGATATATTGAATCGGGTGAACATTCCATTTGAGAAGACTGTAGTAACGGTTGACCGCTATGGCAATACCGGTGCCGCAAGTATCCCGATTGCTATATGTACTGCACTGGAACAGAGGAGATTAAAACCCGGAATGACGGTCTTACTCGTTGGTGGTGCAAGTGGATTTTCTGCAGGTGTTATGGCACTTATCTGGTGATGTTATCTTGGACCCAAACGATGACTCCTTATCGTTGCCTGGCGCAAAAATAAATGGAAGGCAATTGCCCAAAGTGTTGTGATTAAGTTTTTGGTTGACCGAAGTGTTTTTATAAATCTTTTAAATATCGCACCCAAGTTATAAATTTTTTTCACAACATAATTCCGTGCATTTTCAAGTTCACTAACAGTCATTCCCAATGGGTGATAAGTTACCTCAGCAAATGTATAATGTTCCCAATCTTCTGGATATCTCGTGTAGATTATCCTTCCTTGATTGTATAATTCTTCATATAATCTTGTGCCGGGCAAAGGTGTAAGATAGGTTATCTGGATTGCATTGGCATTACTTTTTATTATATAATCTGTTCTTTCTTTAATTGTTTTCATTGTGTCGGTATCCATTCCAAACATAAACGCCCCGATGACACCGATGCCATATTCATTGATTCTGCGGAAGATGATTTCCATTTTTTGATTACCTGTTTTAAGATTCAATTTTTTGTTTATATTCATCAATGCTGGTGTATCTTGTGCTTCAATCCCAATGAAAAGGAGTTTACAACCACTCTTTGCCGCAAGATAAAGCAGATCTTCATCTTCACCAAAAGAGAATGTTGTCTGACACCACCAGTCTTTTTTTATATTTTTTTCAATCATTATCCGACACAAATCCTTGAGTCTCTCTTTTGATGAAGGTGTGAAGCCTATAATGTTATCGTCAACAAAGAAAATTTTTTTCTGGGGAATTGTCTTTAGCTCATTGAGAACATCTTCAACTGGTCTGAATCTTTGATTCCTGCCATAAAATGCACTCACCGAACAGAATTTGCAATCCATTGGGCAGCCCCGGCTTGTTTCAATTGAACCGAAGATATATTCGTTTGAAAAAATGTTGCGTCTGGGCAAAGGTAAATTGTTTAAATCTGCAGGTATTCCGCTATATACTTTCTTTAAATTGCCAAATTCAAAATCTTTAATTAATGAATGCCATACATTTTCTGCCTCTCCAAGCACCAGACTATCAGCAAACTGGAGTGCCTCATCAGGATACATTGTGATATGGAAACCACCCATCACCACCGGAATATTTTTCTTGCGAAAGATTTGGGCAATCTCATAGGCACGTGGTGCAGTAGCGGTAAACGTAGTTATACCTACGAGGTCTGCTTCCTGATAATGAAAAGATACAAAATTTTCATCGATCATGGTTATTTCCCAGTTATCAGGGGTCAGGGAGGCAATAATACCTAATCCGAGAGGTTGAAATCTTGTTGTGCGGTTTGCCGTAAGACCAACACGATTTTCGTAAAATCGCTGATTTATCGGATTAATCAGGAGTAACCGTCTTTTCACTAATAAATTATAGTAATATAAAAAACAAAGTCAAGGCAGAATTCTACTTCATTATAGATGTTATTGCGGACTTGCTTGACAAATCCGCTATTTCGGTTATAATAAAGTATATTTATAAGGCGGCGTAGCTCAGTTGGCAGAGCAGGAGAATCATAATCTCTGTGTCGGGGGTTCGACTCCCTCCGCCGCTATAAAAATTATGGTATCAATAAAAGAATATCTGAATGAAGCAACTAATTTTTACAGGCGCGTAGAAGTAATCACCGAATTTTTGAATAATTCCGGTATGCAGTTGAAAGAATTGATAAACCTGTTTGAAAAAATATTTGATGCTTTAAAACGCAGTAATAATTTGATAAATTTTTTGAAAAATTATTCACAGACCTTTGAGTCACAGATGGTAAAGTTGGGAGATGAATTAACAGGAATTAAAGAGAAGGTTGTTTCATATCAAATACAACTTTCCAATATTGAACAGATTATACAACAAACACGAACATTAACCGATTCTATAGAGGAGAATGCTCATATATTTATAAAATTTGCGCGGATGATTACTTATCTCGCAGAAAATATTGAGGTGAAAGCCTATCAGGCGAGACAAGAGGGTGTAGGGCTGGCAGTAATTGCCCGTGAGACATATAAAATCGCAAAATCTTCAGAATTATTGTTTCAACATTTTGACGAATTGCTTGAAGTTATCAGAAAAAATGTTGAGCCGTTCTCAGCTGAGATTGATATGACAATCAAGGATGCAAATGCTTCATCAAAGGATTTAATAGATTTTTTATCATCTCTTAAGACAGTAAGTGAATCAATAGAATTACTTAAGAAATTTATCCGTTCCATTGAAACCGGAAGTGAGATTTTTTCGGACCTCGAATTAAAAATAAACGAGAGGGTAAACAGTATTCAGAAACAGCTGACCGATGCTTTATATACAGTCGATGAAATATCAATAAGGGGTTCTGAAATTATTAGCCTTTCTCAAATTCTTTATGAAATGTATAATATTGTTAATGCTCAACATTACCGTAATAAAAACCCTTATGTGTTAAAGCAATTCAAATATCTGATTGGTGAGAATTTAAGGATTTTGAAAAAAATAAATATTGGAATCTGTCCTTCTTTGTTGCCCTCAGAACTTTTAGAAGAAATACACTATATTATTAATCAAATCACTAAATTATATGAACTTATTGTTAATAATGTGGGTGAAGTTGAAAACTTAAATTCTATAATGGACAAGATTGCAGGTATTAAAATGGATATTAATCAAATTTTCTCTAATCGCAATATGATTGCTGATAAAATTTCTGATTTTAAAAAAATACTTCAAGAACAATTACTGATCATTGAAAATTTAACTGTAATCGGTTCAAAAATTATAACAAAACTAAAAACTCTTGCTATATTTTCCCGATTGGAAAAAAGCCATAGCACCCAATATCACGAATTGATTACGCCTATTATCGAAGAATACAATAAATTGTTAACACAGATGACTTCTTCTTTTAATGCCCTGGAATCAGGTGTTACATCGTTGAAAACTTTATTAAACAAACTTGATACCATTTATTTACAGAAAGACTTTTCCCATATGGAACTTCCTGATTTCTCACGAATAAAAATATTTTATGATGATACACTCAGGGTATTTGAAAAGTGTTCTATAGACATTAAGAATTTAAAGGACTTGATAGATAAATTAGATAGGGATAATTTTTTGTTAAAACACCACTGGAATGTATATGAAGAAGCAGCGCTCGGTGTTTTAAACTTTCAGTCTTACCTAAAAAGTCTTTTATCAGAAAAAGAACCTGTGCCCAGCTTTATAAAATCACAAAATGTTTTTGCAATAAACTTATTCAATGATCCTGTAACACTGAAACCTGATTTAAAAACAGATGCGACATCGCAGCAGGTAATTGTGAACTACTCAACTGGATTATTCCAGTTTGGTTTTGGGACGAGTATAATCCCCGGACTTTGTGATGAGTATAATGTATCCGAAGATGGCAAAGATTATATTTTTCACTTGCGCGATGATTTAAAATTTGCGAATGGGAAGAAACTCAATATTGAGGATGTTAAAGCGGGGATATTAAGAGGTTTGAATGGTCCGAATCATAATCTTCTGGAAATGATCGCCGGTGCTAGGGAATATTTGCAATCTAAAGATGAAAATCTGCTCTGGGTTAAAATTGTTGATCAACATAGAGTAAAGATAAGACTTGAATATCCATATCTTGCATTTTTATCAAGTTTTGCAACGAATATTGCGGATCCGTATATAGATTTAGAATTACCTGTAGGGATGGGACCATTCAAGGTTTCTGCCTGGGATAGAG
This region of candidate division WOR-3 bacterium genomic DNA includes:
- a CDS encoding radical SAM protein, whose protein sequence is MKRRLLLINPINQRFYENRVGLTANRTTRFQPLGLGIIASLTPDNWEITMIDENFVSFHYQEADLVGITTFTATAPRAYEIAQIFRKKNIPVVMGGFHITMYPDEALQFADSLVLGEAENVWHSLIKDFEFGNLKKVYSGIPADLNNLPLPRRNIFSNEYIFGSIETSRGCPMDCKFCSVSAFYGRNQRFRPVEDVLNELKTIPQKKIFFVDDNIIGFTPSSKERLKDLCRIMIEKNIKKDWWCQTTFSFGEDEDLLYLAAKSGCKLLFIGIEAQDTPALMNINKKLNLKTGNQKMEIIFRRINEYGIGVIGAFMFGMDTDTMKTIKERTDYIIKSNANAIQITYLTPLPGTRLYEELYNQGRIIYTRYPEDWEHYTFAEVTYHPLGMTVSELENARNYVVKKIYNLGAIFKRFIKTLRSTKNLITTLWAIAFHLFLRQATIRSHRLGPR
- a CDS encoding ABC transporter substrate-binding protein, with the translated sequence MVSIKEYLNEATNFYRRVEVITEFLNNSGMQLKELINLFEKIFDALKRSNNLINFLKNYSQTFESQMVKLGDELTGIKEKVVSYQIQLSNIEQIIQQTRTLTDSIEENAHIFIKFARMITYLAENIEVKAYQARQEGVGLAVIARETYKIAKSSELLFQHFDELLEVIRKNVEPFSAEIDMTIKDANASSKDLIDFLSSLKTVSESIELLKKFIRSIETGSEIFSDLELKINERVNSIQKQLTDALYTVDEISIRGSEIISLSQILYEMYNIVNAQHYRNKNPYVLKQFKYLIGENLRILKKINIGICPSLLPSELLEEIHYIINQITKLYELIVNNVGEVENLNSIMDKIAGIKMDINQIFSNRNMIADKISDFKKILQEQLLIIENLTVIGSKIITKLKTLAIFSRLEKSHSTQYHELITPIIEEYNKLLTQMTSSFNALESGVTSLKTLLNKLDTIYLQKDFSHMELPDFSRIKIFYDDTLRVFEKCSIDIKNLKDLIDKLDRDNFLLKHHWNVYEEAALGVLNFQSYLKSLLSEKEPVPSFIKSQNVFAINLFNDPVTLKPDLKTDATSQQVIVNYSTGLFQFGFGTSIIPGLCDEYNVSEDGKDYIFHLRDDLKFANGKKLNIEDVKAGILRGLNGPNHNLLEMIAGAREYLQSKDENLLWVKIVDQHRVKIRLEYPYLAFLSSFATNIADPYIDLELPVGMGPFKVSAWDRGKELILEANDFYFEERPSIDVLKFIITVDDDMGYELFKRGELSIYQPGHRLLKKVKQEFPELLITMPELSVQFLCFNCQKPPFNNKFVRQAICYGINVEKFVNDLLSDVAIPAKGIFPPSMPSYNKKLGGYKYDPSRSRELLSQAGFPGGLPDKYPLLVSDTINSIRRAEFIKANLNEIGIGIEINPLPWHDFLENCYKGNFLLCLQGWISDTGDPDNFLYPLFHSNSFGYTGNTFFFSNPEVDKMIDNARQIRNIKQRIKYYQEIEEKIIDEAPGVFLFHSLKSLVVRKGVRGFKPHPLSIIRAKYIQPIMLMGNKEILSERLSPRFVKV
- a CDS encoding ketoacyl-ACP synthase III encodes the protein MINRTKILSISYYVPEQVIKTIDIEKKLQFKERFGLPYGLLTKMTGCKEHHEARGKLDASDLAVRAAQKAINQAKINPEEIDLVLFCACDHDIDEPATVNIVAEKLGLKKVSAFDIKNACNSFLNGLDIADAMIKSDKARTVLVTTGEVITNWVCYNIRSRDELKYKAAGLTLGDGGAAAIVMPSETENGILMSHFETYGEHWRIATVMAGGTMYPRCPADSDLDVTYFLSDSEKILELALEKIPPLMEKVMAKVGWKPGDVDLVIGHQVTIKIMRDILNRVNIPFEKTVVTVDRYGNTGAASIPIAICTALEQRRLKPGMTVLLVGGASGFSAGVMALIW